The Sphingopyxis sp. CCNWLW2 genome contains the following window.
GCGACGAAGAGGTCGGCAAGATCCTCGCCGAGGCCATGGAGAAGGTCGGCAATGAGGGCGTGATCACCGTCGAGGAAGCGAAGAGCCTCGCGACCGAACTCGAGACGGTAGAGGGCATGCAGTTCGACCGCGGCTACCTCAGCCCTTATTTCATCACCAATGCCGAGAAGCTGAAGGTCGAACTCGACGACCCCTATATCCTCATCCACGAGAAGAAGCTCTCGAACCTGCAGGCGATGCTGCCGCTCCTCGAGAGCGTCGTCCAGTCGGGCCGGCCACTGCTCATCATCGCCGAGGATGTCGAGGGCGACGCGCTCGCAACGCTCGTCGTCAATCGCCTGCGCGGCGGGCTCAAGGTCGCCGCCGTCAAGGCGCCGGGCTTTGGCGACCGCCGCAAGGCGATGCTCGAGGATATAGCGGTGCTCACCGGCGGCAATGTCGTCAGCGAGGAACTCGGCATCAAGCTCGAGAGCGTCACGATCAACATGCTCGGGCGCGCGAAGAAGGTGGTCATCGACAAGGATAATACGACGATCGTCGACGGCGTCGGCGCGAAGTCGGATATCGACGGCCGGGTCACGCAGATCCGCCAGCAGATCGAGACGACCACCAGCGACTATGACCGCGAGAAGCTGCAGGAGCGGCTTGCCAAGCTCGCGGGCGGCGTCGCGGTGATCCGTGTCGGCGGCGCGACCGAGGTCGAGGTCAAGGAGAAGAAGGACCGCGTCGACGACGCGCTCCACGCGACCCGCGCGGCGGTCGAGGAAGGCATCCTTCCCGGCGGCGGCATCGCGCTCCTTCGCTCGCTAAAGGCGCTCGAGGGCCTCAAGGCCGCGAACGACGACCAGCAGTCGGGCATCGACATCGTCCGCCGCGCGCTGCGCACCCCGGCGCGCCAGATCGCCGATAATGCCGGCGAGGACGGCGCGTGGATCGTCGGCAAGCTGCTCGAGAGCGACGATTACAACTGGGGCTTCAATGCCGCCACCGGCGAGTATCAGGATCTCGTCAAGGCGGGGGTGATTGATCCCGCCAAGGTCGTGCGCACCGCGCTGCAGGACGCGGCCTCGGTCGCCTCGCTGCTGATCACAACCGAGGCGCTTGTTGCCGAGCTGCCGAAGGAAGAGAAGGCCGCGCCGATGCCGGCGATGGACTTCTGACGAGATAGGGCGGCGGGCGACCGCCGCCCTATCCCCTTCATGCTCGCAACCAAGGAGAATGCGGAGGGAACTGTCATGCCCTTTTACGGCAGTCAAAGCGTTCGCGGCTGCTCAGCCCAACTGAAGCTGCGACACGGAAACGAGGCCAAACAGCTCGTGGCTCGGCAACTCGAATGGGCGCGTGAACGCGGC
Protein-coding sequences here:
- the groL gene encoding chaperonin GroEL (60 kDa chaperone family; promotes refolding of misfolded polypeptides especially under stressful conditions; forms two stacked rings of heptamers to form a barrel-shaped 14mer; ends can be capped by GroES; misfolded proteins enter the barrel where they are refolded when GroES binds), with protein sequence MAAKEVKFSSDARDRMLRGVDTLANAVKVTLGPKGRNVVIEKSFGAPRITKDGVTVAKEIELADKFENMGAQMLREVASKQNDKAGDGTTTATVLAQAIVREGSKAVAAGMNPMDVKRGIDLAVSTVVEDLKAHAKSVEANSEIAQVATISANGDEEVGKILAEAMEKVGNEGVITVEEAKSLATELETVEGMQFDRGYLSPYFITNAEKLKVELDDPYILIHEKKLSNLQAMLPLLESVVQSGRPLLIIAEDVEGDALATLVVNRLRGGLKVAAVKAPGFGDRRKAMLEDIAVLTGGNVVSEELGIKLESVTINMLGRAKKVVIDKDNTTIVDGVGAKSDIDGRVTQIRQQIETTTSDYDREKLQERLAKLAGGVAVIRVGGATEVEVKEKKDRVDDALHATRAAVEEGILPGGGIALLRSLKALEGLKAANDDQQSGIDIVRRALRTPARQIADNAGEDGAWIVGKLLESDDYNWGFNAATGEYQDLVKAGVIDPAKVVRTALQDAASVASLLITTEALVAELPKEEKAAPMPAMDF